A genomic segment from Torulaspora globosa chromosome 3, complete sequence encodes:
- the RPB3 gene encoding DNA-directed RNA polymerase II core subunit RPB3 (ancestral locus Anc_7.194), producing MSESGPQVKIREATRDNVDFILSDVDLALANSLRRIMIAEIPTLAIDSVEIETNTTVLADEFIAHRLGLIPLQSADIEQLEYCRDCFCEDHCDKCSVVLTLHAIGESESTTNVYAKDLVIVSNLMGRNIGHPIIQDKEANGVLICKLRKGQELSMKCVAKKGIAKEHAKWGPAAAIEFEYDPWNKLKHTDYWYEQDIAKEWPASKNSEYEDPPNKDDAFDYTAKANTFYMNVETVGSISSDQVVLRGIDTLQKKVASILLALNQMDQDRVNFATAAHAGMPGTSEPGAPDVAMDGMQDQIPYGNGSGAYDEAW from the coding sequence ATGAGTGAATCAGGTCCGCAAGTGAAGATTAGAGAGGCAACCAGAGATAATGTGGATTTTATCCTGTCTGATGTCGACTTGGCGTTGGCCAACTCTCTGCGTAGGATAATGATTGCCGAGATTCCGACGTTGGCCATAGACTCTGTTGAAATTGAGACAAATACTACGGTTCTGGCCGATGAGTTTATCGCCCACCGGCTGGGGCTGATTCCTCTCCAAAGTGCGGACATCGAACAGCTGGAATACTGTCGCGACTGTTTCTGCGAGGACCATTGCGACAAATGTTCGGTGGTATTGACGCTACACGCGATTGGCGAGAGTGAAAGTACAACGAACGTATACGCCAAGGACTTGGTTATCGTTTCGAATCTGATGGGACGCAATATAGGGCATCCCATCATACAGGATAAAGAGGCGAACGGTGTGTTGATTTGTAAACTGAGGAAGGGCCAAGAGCTGTCGATGAAGTGTGTGGCAAAGAAGGGCATAGCGAAGGAGCACGCCAAGTGGGGTCCCGCAGCCGCCATAGAGTTTGAATACGACCCATGGAACAAACTAAAACACACAGACTATTGGTACGAGCAGGATATCGCGAAGGAATGGCCCGCGTCGAAAAACAGCGAATACGAAGATCCACCGAACAAGGACGATGCATTTGATTACACAGCTAAAGCCAACACTTTTTACATGAACGTTGAAACGGTCGGGTCAATCAGCTCCGATCAGGTTGTGCTGAGGGGCATCGACACACTTCAAAAGAAAGTCGCCTCGATACTTCTCGCGCTGAATCAGATGGACCAGGATAGGGTTAATTTTGCCACGGCGGCGCACGCCGGCATGCCCGGCACTAGCGAGCCGGGCGCCCCGGACGTTGCAATGGATGGAATGCAAGACCAAATACCCTACGGCAACGGGAGCGGTGCTTACGACGAGGCGTGGTGA
- a CDS encoding uncharacterized protein (ancestral locus Anc_7.195), whose protein sequence is MNASYAVPDTRFEQTFRRALAREAERERASQWKKMGIVDPVVISQLQKVQPPKISKLVVCKVVVRDVILMPLVQGLLWTSILIFMKPWLRQVVYQGRRLGSSIYKLVLGTDLVKAKKRI, encoded by the coding sequence ATGAATGCCAGTTATGCTGTTCCAGATACCAGATTTGAGCAGACTTTCAGGAGAGCTTTGGCGAGAGAGGCGGAGAGGGAGAGGGCTTCgcaatggaagaaaatgGGTATAGTAGATCCTGTGGTGATCAGCCAGCTTCAGAAAGTGCAGCCACCTAAGATAAGCAAACTTGTGGTGTGCAAAGTGGTGGTCCGTGATGTAATACTGATGCCGCTCGTTCAGGGTTTGCTTTGGACGAGCATTTTGATCTTCATGAAACCTTGGTTGCGGCAGGTGGTGTACCAGGGCCGCAGGCTGGGCAGTTCGATATATAAGCTGGTTTTGGGTACCGATCTTGTAAAAGCCAAGAAACGTATATGA
- the HIS6 gene encoding 1-(5-phosphoribosyl)-5- ((5-phosphoribosylamino)methylideneamino)imidazole-4-carboxamide isomerase HIS6 (ancestral locus Anc_7.193) translates to MTSPFRVDLPTVCILRPLWRLLLARVCFFLMLVPMRLSMSFRYVLSILRNWPRFTLERTTPPSRASVSCFLILCRCFSTIPFLIWIGIFSSLFSFVSLPLVAESSRSRISRVRDLALPARESSVWRALSRLDSLRNRCSSMSFFRFSLSRCWSSSSLGGGWFFLAARSGVPLRSSRCSFLEGGTYSSAGPLNLITRGCGSCSLSTSLPLSCSSCSLLLSVSGSARCLVLSWNPIDSREPNWRSKALRWISRSRASSLIVSTAVCWCWCLGSSQCNFSLGVQAKNCVSQETVALVRLGTAPVAAVVAGMTRFVGCIDLHNGQVKQIVGGTLTESEQEAPRTNFVSQHSSSYYAGLYKQKGVTGCHVIKLGPNNDEAALEALKSAPQFLQVGGGINNSNCQQWLRYASKVIVTSWLFDAEGRFELGKLAEMARICGKDRLVVDLSCRKKMDNGESRWIVAMNKWQKLTDLELSEQTFRSLCRYTDEFLIHAADVEGLCRGIDEELVAKLYEWTRELPSNVKIVYAGGAKSFSDLELVERLSRGKVDLTYGSSLDIFGGDLVAFDECCQWNESH, encoded by the coding sequence ATGACGAGCCCGTTTCGGGTCGACTTGCCGACGGTGTGTATCTTAAGGCCTCTCTGGCGCCTCTTGTTGGCGAGAGTctgttttttcttgatgctgGTCCCGATGCGTCTTTCGATGTCGTTTCGGTATGTCTTGTCGATCTTGCGGAACTGGCCCCGTTTCACGCTGGAGAGGACGACTCCTCCGTCGCGGGCTTCTGTTTCGTGCTTCTTGATCCTCTGCAGGTGTTTTTCGACCATTCCTTTCCTTATCTGGATCGGtatcttttccagcttgTTCAGCTTTGTCTCGCTGCCGTTGGTGGCGGAGAGCTCGCGCAGTCGCATCTCGAGGGTGCGGGACCTTGCCTTGCCCGCCAGGGAGTCGTCTGTGTGGAGAGCGCTCAGCAGGTTGGACTCCTTGAGGAATCGTTGCAGCTCGATGTCGTTTTTCAGGTTTTCCCTCTCCAGGTGCTGgtcctcgtcgtcgctTGGCGGCGGGTGGTTTTTCTTGGCTGCGCGAAGCGGCGTGCCGCTTCGCAGCAGCCGTTGTTCCTTCTTGGAGGGCGGCACGTATTCATCGGCAGGCCCGCTGAATCTTATCACTCGCGGTTGCGGCTCCTGTTCGCTTTCGACGTCGCTCCCGCTGTCCTGTTCGTCTTGTTCGCTGTTGCTGTCGGTTTCGGGTTCGGCGCGGTGTTTGGTCCTGTCTTGGAATCCCATAGACTCTAGGGAGCCGAACTGGCGCTCGAAGGCGCTGCGTTGGATCTCGAGAAGCCGGGCGTCGTCGCTCATCGTGTCGACGGCCGTctgctggtgctggtgcTTAGGCTCATCGCAgtgcaatttttcactgGGGGTCCAGGCTAAAAATTGCGTGTCACAAGAGACGGTCGCGCTGGTTAGACTTGGCACTGCACCTGTAGCAGCGGTTGTGGCCGGAATGACTAGGTTTGTAGGGTGCATTGACCTCCATAACGGCCAGGTCAAGCAGATCGTGGGCGGCACTTTGACCGAGAGCGAGCAGGAGGCTCCTAGGACGAATTTTGTGTCGCAGCACTCGTCGTCGTACTACGCGGGCCTGTACAAGCAGAAGGGCGTCACCGGATGCCATGTCATCAAGCTGGGCCCGAACAACGACGAGGCAGCGCTGGAAGCGTTGAAAAGCGCTCCGCAGTTTCTGCAGGTCGGCGGCGGGATCAACAACTCCAACTGTCAGCAGTGGCTGCGGTACGCAAGCAAGGTGATCGTGACAAGCTGGCTGTTCGACGCGGAGGGCCGCTTCGAGTTGGGAAAACTGGCTGAAATGGCCAGGATATGCGGTAAAGACCGTCTGGTCGTCGATTTGAGCTGTCGCAAGAAAATGGACAACGGAGAGTCCCGCTGGATAGTCGCGATGAACAAATGGCAGAAGCTCACGGACCTGGAGCTCAGCGAACAGACTTTCCGGTCGCTCTGTCGGTACACGGACGAGTTCCTTATTCACGCGGCCGACGTAGAGGGTCTGTGTCGCGGCATCGACGAAGAGCTCGTGGCAAAACTGTACGAATGGACCAGGGAGCTGCCCAGCAACGTCAAGATCGTCTACGCGGGCGGCGCCAAGAGCTTTTCCGACTTGGAGCTTGTGGAAAGGCTGAGCCGCGGCAAGGTGGATCTGACTTACGGCAGTTCGCTGGACATATTTGGCGGTGACCTCGTAGCGTTCGACGAATGCTGCCAATGGAATGAATCTCATTAG